One stretch of Micromonospora echinospora DNA includes these proteins:
- a CDS encoding ArsR/SmtB family transcription factor — protein MTIRADGRGLAGFAALLADPTRAGFCLTLLDGRAWTAGELARAAGVTASTASDHLTRLVAGGLLVEQRQGRHRYVRLAGPAVAQLIEDLAARAPAPDTPPRTLRAASAATALAYARTCYDHLAGRLGVLLHDALLTRGVLDRSGGLALTGAGVSWLAGLGVPVEPLRAARRPLVRDCLDWTERRPHLAGALGAALCGRFLDLGWTTRGAGRAVRLTAAGRDALAEALALDPALLAPPASRDTGPARA, from the coding sequence ATGACCATCCGCGCCGACGGCCGAGGGCTGGCGGGGTTCGCCGCGCTGCTCGCCGACCCGACCCGGGCCGGCTTCTGCCTCACCCTGCTCGACGGGCGCGCCTGGACCGCCGGGGAGCTGGCCCGCGCCGCCGGGGTCACCGCGTCCACCGCCAGCGACCACCTCACCCGGCTGGTGGCGGGCGGCCTGCTGGTCGAACAGCGGCAGGGCCGCCACCGCTACGTCCGCCTCGCCGGCCCGGCCGTCGCCCAGCTCATCGAGGACCTGGCCGCGCGGGCCCCCGCCCCGGACACCCCGCCCCGCACGTTGCGCGCCGCGTCGGCCGCCACCGCCCTGGCGTACGCCCGGACCTGCTACGACCACCTGGCCGGGCGGCTCGGCGTGCTGCTGCACGACGCCCTGCTCACCCGCGGCGTGCTCGACCGTTCCGGCGGCCTGGCGCTGACCGGCGCCGGAGTGTCCTGGCTGGCCGGACTGGGCGTACCCGTGGAACCGCTGCGGGCCGCCCGGCGACCCCTCGTACGCGACTGCCTGGACTGGACCGAGCGGCGCCCACACCTGGCCGGGGCGCTCGGGGCGGCCCTGTGCGGTCGCTTCCTCGACCTCGGCTGGACGACGCGTGGCGCCGGGCGGGCGGTGCGGCTCACCGCGGCCGGGCGGGACGCGCTGGCCGAGGCGCTCGCGCTCGACCCGGCGCTGCTGGCCCCGCCCGCCTCCCGGGACACCGGCCCGGCACGCGCCTGA
- a CDS encoding family 43 glycosylhydrolase: MGHLRRGGALAAVLTLLLAGAAPASAAGPDRYRNPVSAGFADTFADPVVVRGDDGLWYAFGTSDPLREGEGRAHRVPIARSADLVDWTFVGDAFTAGQRPAYAAPGSAFWAPDVRRVAGRWVMYMTVTDTTVSDDTFDTAVGVATAPSPAGPWTFADTPVVAPRPGAGGGYLWTIDPSQLTGADGRHWLYYGSYYGGISVTELSPDGLRAVGTSTPVAVDNKFEGAYVLRRDGWYYLFASTANCCAGPATGYSVQVGRSRDPRGPFTDRDGQRLDVSRAGGTPVLTQNGNRWIGTGHNAVLTDLSGQDWIAYHAIDRAEPYLDEPFGVNERPMLLDRLDWIDGWPTVNAGAGPSDTARPAPVTTGPIDARFATADLRGWRAEHGRWQATGGALTGSGTLTSRTRIGGDLRAETDLRLTGATTAGLRLHGVDVRVGRGRLTAGAATTALPAGLDLRDRHNLAIEVRGQQLVATLSPSRLGDPVAQVSARLPRPATGNLSVRAEGGRAEFDNVSAVRLYRPARHTVPDPRVGPVLRGYSDEFTGGLDPSWQWVRQDPAATVSGGALRWPVQNADLSGTANNAGVLLHDAPTGNYVAETKVTLDLGEDSVRNYQQAGLVAYVDDDRFARLTQVAIWNTRQVEYGYELPFAGQPVYGGSIVGTPGTTTWLRLAHRVDPVTGEHEFRAGSSRDGKRWTWGAVWTFPAGTTPRIGLVAHGGATPAVTAEFDYLRFHS; this comes from the coding sequence ATGGGACACCTCCGCCGCGGTGGCGCGCTCGCCGCCGTACTCACGCTTCTGCTCGCCGGCGCGGCCCCCGCGTCCGCCGCCGGGCCCGACCGCTACCGCAACCCGGTCTCCGCCGGATTCGCCGACACCTTCGCCGACCCGGTCGTGGTACGCGGCGACGACGGACTCTGGTACGCCTTCGGCACCTCCGACCCGCTGCGCGAAGGCGAGGGCCGCGCGCACCGGGTGCCGATCGCCCGCTCCGCCGACCTCGTCGACTGGACCTTCGTGGGCGACGCGTTCACCGCCGGCCAGCGGCCCGCCTACGCCGCGCCCGGCTCGGCGTTCTGGGCGCCCGACGTGCGGCGCGTGGCGGGCCGGTGGGTCATGTACATGACCGTCACCGACACCACCGTCTCGGACGACACATTCGACACCGCCGTCGGGGTGGCCACCGCGCCGAGCCCGGCCGGTCCGTGGACGTTCGCCGACACGCCTGTGGTCGCGCCGCGGCCGGGCGCGGGCGGCGGTTACCTGTGGACCATCGACCCGAGCCAGCTCACCGGCGCCGACGGACGCCACTGGCTCTACTACGGCAGCTACTACGGCGGCATCTCGGTCACCGAACTGTCCCCGGACGGGCTGCGCGCCGTCGGCACGTCGACGCCGGTCGCCGTCGACAACAAGTTCGAAGGCGCGTACGTGCTGCGCCGCGACGGCTGGTACTACCTGTTCGCCTCCACCGCGAACTGCTGCGCCGGCCCGGCCACCGGCTACTCCGTCCAGGTCGGCCGCTCCCGTGACCCGCGCGGCCCGTTCACCGACCGCGACGGCCAGCGCCTCGACGTCTCCCGGGCCGGCGGCACCCCGGTGCTCACCCAGAACGGCAACCGCTGGATCGGCACCGGGCACAACGCGGTCCTCACCGACCTGTCCGGCCAGGACTGGATCGCCTACCACGCGATCGACCGCGCCGAGCCGTACCTGGACGAGCCGTTCGGCGTCAACGAGCGGCCGATGCTGCTGGACCGGCTCGACTGGATCGACGGATGGCCCACTGTGAACGCGGGCGCCGGCCCCTCCGACACCGCCCGCCCCGCGCCGGTCACCACCGGCCCGATCGACGCCCGCTTCGCCACCGCCGACCTGCGCGGCTGGCGGGCCGAACACGGCCGCTGGCAGGCCACCGGCGGAGCGCTGACCGGCAGCGGCACGCTCACCTCGCGTACCCGGATCGGCGGCGACCTGCGCGCGGAGACCGACCTGCGGCTGACCGGCGCGACCACCGCCGGGCTGCGGCTTCACGGCGTGGACGTCCGCGTCGGACGCGGCCGGCTCACTGCGGGCGCCGCGACCACCGCGCTGCCCGCCGGCCTCGACCTGCGCGACCGGCACAACCTCGCGATCGAGGTACGCGGACAGCAGCTCGTCGCCACGCTCAGCCCGTCGCGCCTCGGCGACCCGGTGGCCCAGGTGTCGGCACGGCTCCCCCGCCCCGCGACGGGCAACCTGTCGGTGCGCGCCGAGGGCGGGCGGGCCGAGTTCGACAACGTCAGCGCCGTCCGGCTGTACCGTCCGGCGCGGCACACCGTCCCCGACCCGCGGGTCGGCCCGGTGCTGCGCGGCTACTCCGACGAGTTCACCGGCGGGCTCGACCCGTCCTGGCAGTGGGTACGCCAGGACCCGGCCGCCACCGTGTCCGGCGGCGCGCTGCGCTGGCCGGTGCAGAACGCCGACCTGTCCGGCACCGCCAACAACGCCGGGGTGCTGCTGCACGACGCGCCGACCGGGAACTACGTCGCCGAGACGAAGGTGACGCTCGACCTGGGCGAGGACAGCGTGCGCAACTACCAGCAGGCGGGCCTGGTCGCGTACGTCGACGACGACCGGTTCGCCCGGCTGACCCAGGTGGCGATCTGGAACACCCGGCAGGTCGAGTACGGCTACGAACTGCCCTTCGCCGGGCAACCCGTGTACGGCGGCAGCATCGTCGGCACCCCGGGCACCACCACCTGGCTGCGGCTGGCCCACCGGGTCGACCCGGTCACCGGCGAGCACGAGTTCCGGGCCGGATCCAGCCGGGACGGCAAGCGCTGGACGTGGGGCGCGGTGTGGACGTTCCCGGCCGGCACCACGCCCCGGATCGGGCTGGTGGCGCACGGAGGGGCGACACCGGCGGTGACGGCCGAGTTCGACTACCTGCGCTTCCACAGCTGA
- a CDS encoding cytochrome P450 yields MELPTITAAPGTPPCGPPASGDDGWVVTRYADVVAALTDSRCVVPAAPAGAAGTLAWLRGTVSRFSPPDEHAARRALGTAALDALDPSDLSLAAARLTGQILDGVAREDVVDVTGELARRVPVEVLAERLGLAEPAAAVAEVSAVAAAYHPGAGPAAVSRADRAVAALLAMSPPAPAETTANLLGLLVQAADATAGLIGAAVRHGLAAPDELGTAALLAEVLRLDPPVRVTRRVTTDALSLGGQAVRAGERLLLRFDAANRDPAVFPEPGRFRTDPTGAALTFGTGPRACPGQRHALALAAGVVGVLRRRCRPTEPLPTDRLEVTLP; encoded by the coding sequence ATGGAACTACCGACGATCACTGCCGCTCCCGGCACCCCGCCCTGCGGACCACCGGCTTCCGGCGACGACGGCTGGGTGGTCACCCGGTACGCGGACGTCGTCGCCGCCCTGACCGACAGCCGCTGCGTGGTGCCGGCGGCGCCGGCCGGAGCGGCTGGCACGTTGGCGTGGCTGCGCGGCACGGTGAGCCGGTTCAGCCCACCTGACGAGCACGCCGCGCGCCGCGCCCTCGGGACGGCCGCACTCGACGCCCTCGACCCGTCGGACCTGAGCCTTGCCGCCGCGCGGTTGACCGGGCAGATCCTCGACGGCGTGGCGCGCGAGGACGTCGTGGACGTGACGGGCGAGCTGGCTCGACGCGTACCCGTCGAGGTGCTGGCGGAGCGGCTCGGCCTGGCCGAGCCGGCGGCGGCCGTCGCGGAGGTGTCCGCGGTGGCCGCCGCCTACCATCCGGGCGCGGGCCCGGCGGCGGTCTCGCGGGCGGACCGGGCGGTGGCGGCGCTGCTGGCGATGTCCCCGCCGGCTCCGGCCGAGACGACAGCGAACCTCCTCGGGCTGCTGGTGCAGGCCGCCGACGCCACCGCCGGGCTGATCGGCGCGGCCGTCCGGCACGGGCTCGCCGCGCCGGACGAGCTCGGCACGGCCGCGTTGCTCGCCGAGGTGCTGCGCCTCGATCCACCGGTACGGGTCACCCGCCGGGTCACCACGGACGCGCTGAGTCTCGGCGGCCAGGCGGTACGGGCAGGGGAGCGGCTGCTGCTCCGGTTCGACGCCGCCAACCGCGACCCGGCCGTCTTCCCGGAGCCCGGCCGGTTCCGCACCGATCCCACGGGCGCGGCGCTGACCTTCGGCACCGGTCCCCGCGCCTGCCCCGGGCAGCGGCACGCGCTCGCCCTGGCCGCCGGTGTGGTCGGCGTGCTGCGCCGCCGCTGCCGCCCGACCGAACCGCTCCCGACCGACCGGCTGGAGGTGACCCTGCCATGA
- a CDS encoding isocitrate lyase/PEP mutase family protein, translating to MTDRYRAFRELHRPGDPLLLPNAWDHASAAALADRGFPAIGTTSLGVAAAAGRPDAVRATRAETLELAYRLRRLPALLTVDIEDGFHDDPAEVARYVGELAALGVVGVNLEDGRPDGCLAPAEHVAATIAAVRAAVPGIFVNARTDAWWLDVPSPLGEAQRRAAVFRAAGADGLFVPGLPDDLVGVLAAEAGLPVNVLYRPGGPDPAALGRLGAARVSTGSLLFRAALGAALHLADAIAAGHDAGLPAPPGYDEVQERTRRFAT from the coding sequence ATGACCGACAGGTACCGCGCGTTCCGTGAGCTGCACCGGCCCGGCGACCCGCTGCTGCTGCCGAACGCCTGGGACCACGCGTCCGCCGCGGCGCTCGCCGACCGGGGATTCCCGGCGATCGGCACGACGAGCCTGGGCGTCGCGGCGGCCGCCGGCCGGCCCGACGCGGTCCGCGCGACCCGGGCCGAGACGCTGGAGCTGGCGTACCGGCTGCGGCGCCTGCCGGCGCTGCTCACCGTCGACATCGAGGACGGCTTCCACGACGACCCGGCCGAGGTGGCGCGCTACGTCGGCGAGCTGGCCGCCCTCGGCGTGGTCGGCGTGAACCTGGAGGACGGCCGCCCGGACGGGTGCCTGGCCCCCGCGGAGCACGTCGCCGCCACTATCGCGGCGGTCCGCGCGGCCGTCCCGGGGATCTTCGTCAACGCCCGCACCGACGCCTGGTGGCTGGACGTGCCGTCGCCGCTGGGCGAGGCGCAGCGGCGAGCGGCGGTGTTCCGTGCAGCCGGCGCGGACGGCCTGTTCGTGCCCGGCTTACCAGACGACCTGGTGGGCGTCCTGGCGGCCGAGGCGGGGTTGCCGGTGAACGTGCTGTACCGGCCGGGCGGCCCGGACCCGGCCGCCCTGGGCCGGCTCGGCGCGGCCCGGGTCAGCACCGGCTCGCTGCTGTTCCGGGCGGCCCTCGGCGCGGCGCTGCACCTCGCGGACGCGATCGCCGCCGGGCACGACGCGGGACTGCCGGCGC